In the Qipengyuania pelagi genome, one interval contains:
- a CDS encoding TspO/MBR family protein, translating to MTMLASRGQLRASFIRWALFTVPLIVLLGFLAGQAGGPDSLWFQTLDKPAIYPPPATFGIVWSILYVMVGFALALICAAWGARGRTVALIVFAVHFAFNLAWTPVFFGMQEITGALIVLGLVIVTLIATIVLFWKIRTLAGVLLLPYLAWVLFAFVLNWQFLQLNPDLDGGLPDAPVERVRIGG from the coding sequence ATGACCATGCTTGCCTCGCGCGGCCAGTTGCGCGCCAGTTTCATTCGCTGGGCGCTGTTCACCGTGCCCTTGATCGTTTTGCTGGGTTTCCTCGCCGGTCAGGCTGGCGGGCCGGATTCCCTGTGGTTCCAGACGCTCGACAAGCCCGCGATCTATCCGCCTCCGGCCACGTTCGGGATCGTGTGGTCGATCCTCTATGTGATGGTCGGCTTCGCGCTTGCGCTAATCTGCGCCGCCTGGGGCGCGCGCGGGCGGACAGTGGCGCTGATCGTCTTCGCGGTCCATTTCGCGTTTAACCTTGCCTGGACGCCGGTCTTTTTCGGGATGCAGGAGATAACGGGCGCGCTGATCGTGCTCGGTCTCGTCATTGTGACCTTGATCGCCACCATCGTCCTGTTCTGGAAGATCAGGACTTTGGCGGGCGTTTTGCTGCTGCCCTATCTCGCCTGGGTCCTGTTCGCGTTCGTGTTGAATTGGCAGTTTCTTCAGCTCAATCCCGATCTCGATGGCGGCCTCCCAGACGCGCCGGTGGAGCGGGTTCGGATCGGCGGCTAA
- the gntA gene encoding guanitoxin biosynthesis heme-dependent pre-guanitoxin N-hydroxylase GntA, with product MTLTLDRAASDTIGEPDSIEAAFKAFIEAADFPCVGAKSASARGNLTMVRARDLRSGWNDLEVHEQLLDWAAAHGEDDGALHSFAVLFQGPDNLDEDAFERLMWERIQSFADKDAWLGQRYAGTVSRDPQDPHFALSFGGKAFFAVGLHPHASRPARRFAHPAIVFNPHDQFERLRDQNRYGRMREAIMARDAKLAGSTNPMLADHGDASAAPQYSGRLVGEDWKCPFRDKRS from the coding sequence ATGACACTGACACTGGACCGTGCGGCGAGCGATACGATCGGCGAACCCGATTCTATCGAAGCCGCTTTTAAAGCCTTCATTGAGGCCGCCGACTTTCCCTGCGTCGGAGCGAAATCGGCTTCCGCGCGTGGCAATCTGACCATGGTGCGCGCGCGCGACCTGCGCAGCGGGTGGAACGACCTCGAAGTCCACGAACAACTGCTGGACTGGGCCGCCGCGCATGGCGAAGACGATGGCGCGCTCCACAGCTTCGCGGTTCTGTTCCAGGGTCCGGATAACCTCGACGAAGATGCCTTCGAACGTCTGATGTGGGAACGTATCCAGTCCTTCGCCGACAAGGATGCCTGGCTCGGCCAGCGATACGCAGGCACGGTCAGCCGCGATCCGCAGGACCCGCATTTCGCGCTGAGCTTCGGCGGGAAGGCCTTCTTCGCGGTCGGCCTGCACCCCCACGCTTCGCGTCCGGCGCGCCGTTTCGCGCATCCCGCCATCGTGTTCAACCCGCACGACCAATTCGAACGGCTGCGCGATCAGAACCGTTACGGGCGGATGCGCGAAGCGATCATGGCGCGCGACGCGAAGCTGGCCGGATCGACCAATCCGATGCTGGCCGATCACGGCGATGCGAGCGCGGCGCCGCAATATAGCGGCAGGCTGGTCGGTGAGGACTGGAAATGCCCCTTCAGGGACAAGCGCTCGTGA
- the recO gene encoding DNA repair protein RecO, translated as MQLTSPAIVVAARAHGETAVIARLFTHEAGVVAAYVAGGRGRQLRPVVIPGNVVSAEIRAKSDSQLPFARLELATSRGPWLSEPLPSAAIAWACAVTAATLPERNPYPALHAALGALLDAICHAPSARGWVEALIGYETLLLRELGYGARSGGGHRPEIADLGQALEILDRLERPIATYLIADMRADVMAARRQLRDRLARMV; from the coding sequence ATGCAGCTGACCTCGCCTGCGATTGTCGTCGCCGCGCGCGCGCATGGGGAAACCGCGGTGATCGCGCGGCTGTTCACGCATGAGGCGGGCGTGGTCGCGGCCTATGTCGCGGGCGGGCGAGGGCGTCAGCTGCGCCCGGTCGTGATCCCCGGCAATGTCGTCTCGGCCGAGATCAGGGCGAAATCGGACAGCCAATTGCCCTTCGCACGCCTCGAACTCGCCACCAGCCGCGGCCCCTGGCTCAGCGAGCCGCTGCCGTCCGCTGCCATCGCCTGGGCCTGCGCCGTGACCGCCGCGACCCTCCCCGAACGCAATCCCTATCCCGCGCTCCACGCCGCGCTCGGCGCCTTGCTCGATGCAATCTGCCATGCCCCTTCAGCGCGCGGCTGGGTGGAGGCGCTGATCGGCTACGAGACGCTGTTGCTGCGCGAGCTGGGGTACGGGGCGCGCAGCGGAGGCGGGCATCGCCCCGAGATAGCCGATCTAGGCCAGGCCCTGGAAATTCTCGACCGGCTGGAGCGCCCGATCGCGACCTATCTGATTGCCGACATGCGCGCCGATGTTATGGCCGCGCGCAGACAGTTGCGGGATCGGCTGGCGAGGATGGTGTAG
- the gorA gene encoding glutathione-disulfide reductase produces MAANSDTTEYDYDLFTIGGGSGGVRASRVSAAHGAKVALAEEHRVGGTCVIRGCVPKKMLVYGAHFAEDLEDCQKFGWEIGERKFDWKVLRDNVLADVDRLEGAYTETLENHDVTIFKERAEITGPHEITLASGKTVTARHILIATGARPHMPECQGADHAISSNEAFHLDELPKKIIIAGGGYIANEFAGIFNEFGCDVHIVNRGDRLLRHYDEAVRDRLLQISTMKGIKFRFNTTFEYIKPCDEGGYFVKLSDCEEERADLVMFAVGRLPNTEGLGLENAGVELGDKGEVKVDRFSKTNIDHIYAVGDVTDRVQLTPVAIREGQAFADTLFGKGDPVAVDHGCIPSAVFSHPPIAAVGMTEGEAKNKLGSVKVYLSDFRPMKNVLAGRNERSLIKMICDGENGKIVGIHMIAPDAPEMMQAAAIAVKAGLTKADFDATVAIHPTMAEEMVLMR; encoded by the coding sequence ATGGCCGCGAACAGCGATACGACCGAATACGATTACGATCTCTTCACCATCGGCGGGGGATCGGGCGGCGTGCGCGCAAGCCGCGTATCCGCCGCGCACGGCGCCAAGGTGGCGCTGGCCGAAGAGCATCGGGTCGGCGGCACCTGCGTGATCCGCGGCTGCGTGCCGAAGAAAATGCTCGTCTATGGCGCCCATTTCGCCGAGGACCTCGAGGACTGCCAGAAATTCGGCTGGGAGATTGGCGAGCGCAAATTCGACTGGAAGGTCCTGCGCGACAATGTCCTTGCCGATGTCGACCGGCTGGAGGGCGCTTACACCGAAACGCTCGAAAACCACGATGTCACGATCTTCAAGGAACGGGCCGAGATCACCGGCCCGCACGAGATCACTCTGGCTAGCGGCAAGACCGTGACCGCCAGGCACATCCTGATCGCCACCGGTGCGCGGCCGCACATGCCCGAATGCCAAGGCGCGGACCACGCGATCAGTTCGAACGAGGCGTTTCATCTCGACGAATTGCCCAAGAAGATCATCATCGCGGGCGGTGGCTATATCGCCAATGAATTCGCGGGGATTTTCAACGAGTTCGGCTGCGACGTGCATATCGTCAATCGCGGCGATCGCCTGCTGCGCCATTACGACGAGGCGGTGCGCGATCGCCTGCTTCAGATCAGTACGATGAAGGGGATCAAGTTCCGCTTCAACACGACCTTCGAATATATCAAACCCTGTGACGAGGGCGGCTATTTCGTCAAATTGTCCGATTGCGAGGAGGAGCGGGCCGATCTCGTCATGTTCGCGGTGGGGCGCCTGCCCAACACGGAAGGGCTTGGGCTGGAGAATGCCGGGGTCGAGCTGGGCGATAAGGGCGAGGTCAAGGTCGACCGCTTCAGCAAGACCAATATCGATCACATCTATGCCGTGGGCGACGTGACCGATCGCGTGCAGTTGACGCCCGTCGCCATTCGCGAAGGCCAGGCCTTTGCCGACACCCTCTTCGGCAAGGGCGATCCGGTGGCGGTGGACCATGGTTGCATTCCGAGCGCCGTGTTCAGCCATCCGCCGATCGCGGCGGTCGGCATGACCGAGGGCGAGGCGAAGAATAAGCTGGGCAGCGTGAAGGTCTATCTCAGCGATTTCCGCCCGATGAAGAACGTGCTGGCGGGCCGCAACGAACGCAGCCTCATCAAGATGATCTGCGACGGGGAGAACGGCAAGATCGTGGGTATCCACATGATCGCGCCCGATGCGCCCGAGATGATGCAGGCGGCGGCCATCGCGGTGAAGGCCGGGCTGACCAAGGCGGATTTCGACGCCACCGTGGCGATCCACCCGACCATGGCGGAAGAAATGGTGCTGATGCGCTGA
- a CDS encoding DEAD/DEAH box helicase: protein MTQFSDLGLSQPVLQALDLKGYTTPTPIQAQAIPPVLSGRDLLGIAQTGTGKTAAFMLPSIDRLREADKQTPFKSCRMLVLAPTRELAGQIAQSAKDYGALAGLKVHSIVGGTSVNKDRNKLHRGTDILVATPGRLLDLIDQKAFNLNGVEVLVLDEADQMLDLGFIHALRKIHQLAPKERQTLFFSATMPKQIKELVGAYCHDPVQVSVTPESTTAERIEQYLFMVQQDEKQSLLELILSGRHQVPGKIERVLIFARTKHGCDRVVKKLAQTGIQANAIHGNKSQPQRERALDEFKRAKTPVLIATDVAARGIDIPGVSHVINYELPNVPEQYVHRIGRTARAGADGIAIAFCAEDERSYLKDIRKTTDAEFERLPLPDNFRAVVEGVGPTKPPPKQQRMARPKVTPSGDAAKRKPNPKHGARKGRPQGAGQGSGQGSGGQGSGGQGGGNRNRNRRRRSGGGGGGAPRG from the coding sequence ATGACACAGTTTTCCGATCTCGGGCTTTCGCAGCCCGTCCTCCAGGCCCTTGACCTCAAGGGCTATACGACGCCGACGCCGATTCAGGCGCAGGCGATCCCGCCCGTTCTGTCGGGCCGCGACCTGCTCGGCATCGCACAGACCGGCACGGGCAAGACCGCGGCCTTCATGCTGCCCAGCATCGATCGCCTGCGCGAAGCGGACAAGCAGACCCCATTCAAATCCTGCCGTATGCTGGTGCTCGCCCCGACGCGCGAACTGGCCGGGCAGATCGCCCAGAGCGCCAAGGATTACGGCGCGCTTGCCGGTCTCAAAGTGCATTCGATCGTCGGCGGCACTTCGGTCAACAAGGACCGCAACAAGCTGCATCGCGGGACCGACATTCTCGTCGCGACGCCGGGCCGCCTGCTCGACCTGATCGACCAGAAGGCGTTCAATCTGAACGGCGTCGAAGTACTGGTGCTGGACGAGGCGGACCAGATGCTCGATCTCGGCTTCATCCACGCGCTGCGCAAGATTCACCAGCTCGCGCCGAAGGAGCGCCAGACGCTGTTCTTCAGCGCGACGATGCCGAAGCAGATCAAGGAACTGGTCGGCGCCTATTGCCACGATCCCGTCCAGGTCAGCGTGACGCCCGAAAGCACGACCGCCGAGCGGATCGAGCAGTATCTCTTCATGGTCCAGCAGGACGAGAAGCAGAGCCTGCTCGAACTGATCCTGTCGGGCCGCCATCAGGTCCCCGGCAAGATCGAGCGCGTGCTGATCTTCGCCCGTACCAAGCATGGTTGCGACCGGGTGGTGAAGAAGCTGGCGCAGACCGGCATCCAGGCCAACGCGATCCACGGCAATAAGAGCCAGCCGCAGCGCGAACGCGCGCTCGACGAGTTCAAGCGCGCCAAGACGCCCGTGCTGATCGCGACCGACGTGGCCGCGCGCGGGATCGACATTCCGGGCGTCAGCCACGTCATCAATTACGAGCTGCCCAACGTGCCCGAACAATATGTCCACCGCATCGGCCGCACCGCGCGCGCCGGGGCGGACGGCATTGCGATCGCCTTCTGCGCCGAGGACGAACGCAGCTATCTCAAGGACATCCGCAAGACGACGGACGCCGAGTTCGAGCGCCTTCCCTTGCCGGACAATTTCCGTGCCGTGGTCGAAGGGGTCGGTCCGACCAAGCCGCCGCCCAAGCAGCAGCGCATGGCCCGCCCCAAGGTTACGCCCTCTGGCGATGCGGCCAAGCGCAAACCGAACCCCAAGCATGGGGCCCGCAAGGGTCGCCCGCAGGGGGCTGGCCAGGGTTCCGGCCAGGGTTCGGGCGGCCAAGGTTCTGGCGGCCAGGGCGGCGGCAATCGCAATCGCAACCGGCGTCGCCGGAGCGGTGGCGGCGGGGGTGGGGCGCCGCGCGGCTAG
- a CDS encoding SGNH/GDSL hydrolase family protein, with protein sequence MSALTRLALLPAALIASTMAMPALAHGPERILFIGNSFTQGANSAVLRYRPDSVEDLNAEKPDDRVGGIPALFAKFAEQAGMEWSVAHELRGGTTLDFHLNEKREAIDQGWDVVVMQQFSTLNPERPLDATDTRRDAPALAKMFTAAKPDVRVYLMSTWSRADQTYKPNGHWYGQPIETMALDLRRELDAVDRASDDIDAVIPVGEAWNAAIAAGIADPNPYDGRDYGTIDLWSYDHYHASAEGSYLEALTVFAQITGYDVRKFGGTERAAHELGIEGKVAEQLQAIAARQVGIANP encoded by the coding sequence ATGAGCGCGCTCACCCGCCTCGCGCTGCTACCCGCCGCGCTGATCGCATCTACCATGGCCATGCCCGCGCTGGCCCATGGGCCGGAGCGTATCCTGTTCATCGGCAACAGCTTCACCCAGGGCGCGAACAGCGCGGTGCTGCGCTATCGCCCCGACAGCGTCGAGGATCTGAACGCCGAAAAGCCCGACGACCGCGTCGGCGGCATTCCCGCGCTGTTCGCCAAATTCGCCGAGCAGGCGGGCATGGAATGGTCGGTCGCCCACGAATTGCGCGGCGGGACCACGCTAGACTTCCATCTCAACGAGAAGCGCGAGGCGATCGATCAGGGCTGGGATGTGGTCGTGATGCAGCAATTTTCGACGCTGAATCCCGAGCGCCCGCTCGATGCCACCGACACGCGCCGCGATGCGCCCGCGCTGGCGAAGATGTTCACCGCGGCCAAGCCCGACGTGCGCGTCTATCTGATGTCCACCTGGAGCCGCGCGGACCAGACCTACAAGCCGAACGGCCACTGGTACGGCCAACCGATCGAGACCATGGCGCTCGACCTCAGGCGAGAGCTGGACGCGGTGGATAGGGCGAGCGACGATATCGACGCGGTCATTCCGGTGGGCGAGGCCTGGAACGCGGCCATCGCGGCGGGGATCGCCGACCCCAACCCCTATGATGGGCGCGATTACGGCACGATCGACCTGTGGAGTTACGACCACTATCACGCCAGCGCCGAAGGATCGTACCTCGAAGCGCTGACGGTCTTCGCGCAGATAACCGGCTACGACGTCCGCAAATTCGGCGGGACAGAGCGCGCGGCGCACGAGCTGGGTATCGAGGGCAAGGTGGCCGAGCAATTGCAGGCGATCGCCGCGCGTCAGGTCGGTATTGCGAACCCCTGA
- a CDS encoding CDP-alcohol phosphatidyltransferase family protein — MSSEPPPASVPPLRIQENLLARSERRLLNAICARLPGWVTPDMMTFTGMVGAVLVFSGYLLSNLGEDWLFLAIAGYAVQWFGDSTDGSLARFRKIERPRFGYFLDHSCDGLATLLVLAGIGLSPYVELEAALVALAGYLLLSIHAFLRVRVLSEMKLSYLAAGPTELRFLLIGFTLAMMAFGSEGQGWFGRISGFDIFTASAGTIMIVLFVHQTLVTARRLAVEEPARNAEWRGRS; from the coding sequence ATGAGTTCCGAGCCGCCGCCCGCTTCCGTTCCGCCCCTGCGCATCCAGGAAAACCTGCTCGCGCGTAGCGAACGGCGCTTGCTGAACGCTATCTGCGCCCGCCTGCCGGGCTGGGTCACGCCCGACATGATGACCTTTACCGGCATGGTGGGGGCGGTGCTCGTCTTCTCGGGCTATCTGCTCAGCAATCTGGGCGAGGATTGGCTGTTCCTCGCCATTGCGGGCTATGCGGTGCAGTGGTTCGGCGATTCCACCGATGGAAGCCTCGCGCGCTTCCGCAAGATCGAACGCCCGCGTTTTGGCTATTTCCTCGACCATAGCTGCGACGGGCTGGCGACGTTACTGGTGCTCGCGGGGATCGGCCTGTCGCCTTATGTCGAACTGGAAGCGGCACTGGTCGCGCTGGCGGGCTATCTCCTCCTCTCGATCCACGCCTTCCTGCGCGTCAGGGTGCTGAGCGAGATGAAACTGTCCTACCTCGCCGCCGGGCCGACCGAGCTGCGCTTCCTGTTGATCGGCTTCACGCTGGCGATGATGGCGTTCGGCAGTGAAGGGCAGGGCTGGTTCGGGCGTATTTCCGGATTCGATATTTTCACCGCGTCTGCGGGCACGATCATGATCGTCCTGTTCGTCCACCAGACACTGGTGACTGCGCGGCGATTGGCGGTGGAAGAGCCCGCGCGCAACGCGGAATGGCGCGGGCGCAGTTGA
- a CDS encoding accessory factor UbiK family protein: MQSQNPLIADFVKLANSAAGTFAGMTREARETARERAREVFGGMDFVTREEFDAVKAMAAKAREQADDLAARVAALEAKGTSPEAR, encoded by the coding sequence ATGCAGAGCCAGAACCCGTTGATCGCCGATTTCGTCAAACTCGCCAATTCGGCGGCCGGAACCTTTGCCGGAATGACCCGCGAGGCGCGCGAAACCGCGCGCGAACGTGCGCGCGAGGTGTTCGGGGGCATGGATTTCGTCACCCGCGAGGAATTCGACGCGGTTAAGGCGATGGCCGCCAAGGCCCGCGAACAAGCCGATGATCTCGCCGCGCGGGTCGCTGCGCTGGAAGCCAAGGGCACATCGCCGGAAGCGCGATAA
- a CDS encoding urea carboxylase-associated family protein, producing MSGTVEIPPRSGAAFVLETGQTLIVTDPGGQQVADLLAYAKDDVREVVSNGRTFDYEETIALTTGNTLWSNRSNRMLTIVEDSVGRHDFLLTPCSEATFKHFYPTKPVHRGCFGNLAAALEPFGVEPDAIPTAFNVFMNVPVDGASGRLRVDPPTSKPGDHLALRAEMDLVIGLTACSAYDSNGGSFGPIEYRIEG from the coding sequence GTGAGCGGAACGGTCGAAATCCCGCCGCGTTCGGGCGCGGCCTTCGTGCTCGAAACGGGCCAGACGCTGATCGTGACCGATCCCGGCGGCCAGCAGGTCGCCGATCTCCTCGCCTATGCGAAGGACGATGTGCGCGAGGTCGTCAGCAATGGACGCACTTTCGATTACGAGGAGACGATCGCGCTGACCACGGGAAACACTTTATGGTCCAACCGTTCGAACCGGATGCTGACCATCGTGGAAGACAGCGTGGGTCGCCACGATTTCCTGCTGACCCCGTGCAGCGAGGCGACCTTCAAGCATTTCTACCCGACCAAGCCGGTTCATCGCGGATGCTTCGGCAATCTCGCCGCAGCGCTCGAACCTTTTGGCGTGGAACCTGACGCCATTCCCACCGCCTTCAATGTGTTCATGAACGTGCCCGTGGATGGCGCGAGCGGGCGGCTGCGTGTCGATCCGCCGACCAGCAAGCCGGGCGATCATCTCGCGCTGCGCGCCGAAATGGACCTCGTGATCGGCCTCACGGCGTGCAGCGCCTATGATTCCAACGGCGGGAGCTTCGGCCCGATCGAATACCGTATAGAAGGATGA
- the leuB gene encoding 3-isopropylmalate dehydrogenase: MKIAVLPGDGIGPEVTRAALRVLDALALPGLVLFEGDVGGIAYKRHGHPLPQETIDMARAADAVLFGAVGDPACDDLPREHRPEQAILGLRSELGLFANLRPAAGWPGLEDLSPLKPQLARGIDLLVVRELNGDVYFGAKGERDSDGGREGWDSMAYNEAEVRRIAHAGFRAAQSRRKRLTSVDKANVLETSRIWRETVIAVAADYPDVELDHMYVDNAAMQLVKSPGQFDVILTGNLFGDILSDQASACVGSIGLLPSASLGERKTEYGTFGLYEPIHGSAPDIAGQGKANPLAAILSLAMLLRHSLGREADAGRVERAVAQVLADGVHGADLGGSASTETIAEAVLKALETIS, encoded by the coding sequence ATGAAGATCGCAGTTCTACCCGGTGACGGGATCGGACCGGAAGTGACGCGCGCGGCGCTGCGGGTGCTTGACGCGCTGGCGCTGCCCGGTCTCGTGCTGTTCGAAGGCGATGTCGGCGGGATCGCCTATAAGCGCCACGGCCATCCCTTGCCGCAGGAGACGATCGACATGGCGCGCGCCGCCGATGCGGTCCTGTTCGGTGCGGTCGGCGATCCGGCCTGTGACGATCTGCCGCGCGAACACCGGCCCGAACAGGCGATTTTGGGCCTGCGGTCCGAACTCGGCCTGTTCGCCAATCTGCGCCCGGCGGCGGGCTGGCCGGGGCTCGAGGACCTGTCGCCCCTGAAGCCGCAGCTCGCGCGCGGGATCGACCTTCTCGTGGTCCGCGAACTCAATGGCGACGTCTATTTCGGCGCCAAGGGCGAGCGCGACAGCGATGGCGGGCGCGAGGGGTGGGATTCGATGGCCTATAACGAGGCCGAGGTGCGTCGCATCGCCCATGCCGGCTTTCGCGCCGCGCAATCGCGCCGCAAGCGCCTGACCAGCGTCGACAAGGCCAACGTCCTCGAAACCAGCCGCATCTGGCGCGAAACCGTGATTGCGGTCGCGGCCGACTATCCCGATGTCGAACTCGACCACATGTATGTCGACAATGCCGCGATGCAGCTGGTCAAGAGCCCCGGCCAGTTCGACGTGATCCTGACCGGAAACCTGTTCGGCGATATCCTGTCCGATCAGGCGAGCGCCTGTGTCGGCTCGATCGGCCTCTTGCCCAGCGCCTCGCTCGGCGAGCGCAAAACCGAATACGGCACGTTCGGCCTCTACGAGCCGATCCATGGCAGCGCGCCGGACATTGCCGGGCAGGGCAAGGCCAACCCGCTCGCCGCGATCCTCAGCCTCGCCATGCTGCTGCGCCACTCGCTGGGGCGCGAGGCGGATGCGGGCCGGGTGGAGCGCGCGGTGGCGCAGGTTCTTGCCGATGGCGTGCACGGCGCGGATCTCGGCGGCAGTGCCTCGACCGAAACGATCGCCGAGGCCGTTCTTAAAGCGTTGGAAACCATATCTTGA
- a CDS encoding glycosyltransferase, with the protein MTLSTLPEDALLTPHMAAPLELAIVLPTFNERDNLAPLMDRIADALGPVGWEVLVVDDNSADGTSDEARRLALSDPRIRVIERIGRRGLSSAAIEGFCATAAPYAAVMDADHQHDPKLLVPMLASVKAGEADVAVASRFADGASMAEWNRPDREKLSGMANTLARKLTGVDLSDPMSGYFLLPTATARELAPKLSAIGFKILLDLLATSEKPLRVKDFPMNFSARRSGESKLDRAIAFDFLAGLYDKSFGRVIPTRFALFGTVGLIGVVVHMALLYLFLAAGTQFSIGQAVATFGAMTFNFWLNNFLTYRDRRLTESKAVFWGWVSFIAACSIGAFANVAVATTLHDRGLHEVLAALVGIGIGSVWNYALSSRFVWGRF; encoded by the coding sequence ATGACGCTTTCGACCCTCCCCGAGGATGCTCTTTTGACACCCCATATGGCGGCGCCGCTGGAACTTGCGATCGTGCTGCCGACCTTCAACGAGCGCGACAATCTCGCCCCCCTGATGGACCGGATCGCAGATGCGCTCGGCCCGGTGGGGTGGGAGGTTCTGGTGGTGGACGACAATTCCGCCGATGGCACGTCCGACGAGGCGCGCCGCCTCGCATTATCGGACCCGCGCATCCGCGTGATCGAGCGGATCGGCAGGCGCGGCCTGTCGAGCGCGGCGATCGAAGGCTTCTGCGCCACCGCCGCGCCTTATGCCGCGGTGATGGACGCCGATCACCAGCACGATCCCAAACTGCTCGTGCCGATGCTGGCTTCGGTCAAGGCGGGCGAGGCGGACGTCGCCGTGGCCAGCCGCTTTGCCGATGGCGCCAGCATGGCCGAATGGAATCGCCCGGATCGCGAAAAGCTGTCGGGCATGGCCAACACGCTCGCGCGCAAACTGACCGGCGTCGACCTGTCCGACCCGATGAGCGGCTATTTCCTGCTGCCGACGGCAACCGCCCGCGAACTCGCGCCGAAACTGTCGGCGATCGGCTTCAAGATCTTGCTCGACCTGCTCGCCACCAGCGAGAAACCCCTGCGCGTCAAGGATTTCCCGATGAATTTCTCCGCCCGCCGCTCCGGCGAAAGCAAATTGGACCGCGCCATCGCCTTCGACTTCCTCGCCGGGCTTTACGACAAGAGCTTCGGGCGCGTCATTCCCACGCGCTTCGCCCTGTTCGGCACGGTGGGCCTGATCGGCGTGGTCGTCCACATGGCGCTGCTCTACCTGTTCCTCGCTGCGGGCACGCAATTCAGCATCGGCCAGGCGGTGGCGACTTTCGGGGCGATGACGTTCAATTTCTGGCTGAACAATTTCCTCACCTATCGCGACCGGCGCCTGACCGAATCGAAGGCGGTTTTCTGGGGCTGGGTCAGCTTCATCGCCGCCTGTTCGATCGGCGCCTTCGCCAATGTCGCGGTGGCGACGACGCTGCACGATCGCGGCCTTCACGAGGTCCTGGCCGCACTGGTCGGGATCGGGATCGGGTCGGTGTGGAATTATGCCCTGTCCAGCCGCTTCGTCTGGGGCCGGTTCTGA
- a CDS encoding mechanosensitive ion channel family protein has protein sequence MKDPISDRVVQTAGLLPYPWDLVVYGAIAILAALALHAAAFFVLRRLARGSHSESDDVLVRRLARPTRYALVALALVMTAREIPAFDTVWQKVAGFVMPALVGWIAIAILHALVDAMKMRADVSVADNLAARRRRTKLTMFNRIATFIIVFVTVGLVLLSIPGVRDIGVTLVASAGLAGLAVGAAAQPALKSLIAGVQMAMTEPINIDDVVIIEGEWGWIEDIRTTYVVVKIWDERRLIVPTSQFLESAFQNWTKKTAQLLGTVFLYLDPSTRIGPIRSEFERQVRANPRWDGRVQVTQVTETTRDAIEVRLLMSAKDSPTLFDLRCDIREGMLEWLADNQPEAFAKLRLVSPEPDGRDASGLLADASR, from the coding sequence ATGAAAGACCCGATTTCCGACCGCGTGGTCCAAACTGCCGGACTGCTGCCCTATCCCTGGGATCTCGTCGTCTACGGCGCGATCGCAATCCTCGCCGCGCTGGCGCTCCACGCAGCGGCCTTCTTCGTGTTGCGCCGCCTGGCCCGCGGTTCGCATAGCGAATCGGACGATGTGCTGGTCCGGCGTCTTGCCCGCCCCACCCGCTACGCATTGGTGGCTCTGGCGCTCGTGATGACCGCACGCGAGATCCCGGCTTTCGACACCGTATGGCAGAAGGTGGCAGGATTCGTGATGCCTGCCCTGGTCGGCTGGATTGCGATCGCCATCCTTCATGCGCTGGTCGATGCGATGAAGATGCGCGCGGATGTCAGCGTGGCGGACAATCTCGCCGCGCGCCGCCGCCGCACCAAGCTGACCATGTTCAACCGGATCGCCACGTTCATCATCGTGTTCGTGACCGTGGGCCTGGTGCTGCTGTCGATCCCCGGCGTGCGCGACATCGGAGTTACGCTTGTCGCTTCGGCGGGTTTGGCGGGCCTGGCCGTGGGTGCCGCCGCGCAGCCGGCGCTCAAGAGCCTGATCGCGGGCGTGCAAATGGCGATGACGGAACCGATCAATATCGACGACGTGGTCATCATAGAGGGCGAATGGGGCTGGATCGAGGATATCCGCACCACCTATGTCGTGGTCAAGATCTGGGACGAGCGGCGGCTGATCGTGCCGACTTCGCAATTTCTCGAAAGCGCGTTCCAGAACTGGACCAAGAAGACCGCGCAGCTGCTTGGGACCGTATTCCTCTATCTCGACCCGTCCACCCGGATCGGCCCGATCCGTAGCGAGTTCGAAAGACAGGTGCGGGCAAATCCACGCTGGGACGGCCGCGTGCAGGTGACTCAGGTGACCGAGACGACCCGCGACGCGATCGAGGTGCGGCTGTTGATGAGCGCCAAGGATTCGCCCACCCTGTTCGACCTCAGATGCGATATCCGCGAAGGGATGCTGGAATGGCTGGCCGATAACCAGCCAGAAGCCTTCGCCAAGCTGCGGCTGGTTTCACCGGAGCCGGATGGACGGGACGCCTCCGGCCTGCTGGCCGATGCGTCCCGCTGA